CCGGCCAGGTAGGCGCGCCAGATACGGAAGCGCCGCTCGCCGGCGATCGTGAGCAGGCGCTGCGCTTGGTGCTCGAAGCGCCCGCTCCATTCGCGTAGCGTCAGCGCGTAGTGCAGGCGCAGGTTTTCGATGTCGGTGGCTTCGAGCCCCGCATTGGAAATGGCCTCGAGCACGAAACCAATGTGCGGCAGCTCGCCATTGGGGAATACGTAGTGGTCGATGAAATCCCCGCCACCGAAGGGCGTGGCGCCAGGGTCGGGATCGGTACTGGTGATCCCGTGGTTCATCGCCACACCGTCATCCGCCAATAGCTCGCCGATCCGCACGAAATAGTCTGGCAGGTTGGCTAGACCCACGTGCTCGAACATGCCGACGCTGGTCACGCGATCGTAGCGTTCGGCCACATCGCGATAATCCTGCAGGCGGATCTCGATACGATCGGACAAACCGGCTGCGCGCACCCGCTCGCTGGCAAGCTCGAACTGCCGATGCGACAGCGTGACACCGACACAGCGCGCCCCAAAAGCACTGGCGGCACGCAGCACCAGCGCTCCCCAGCCGCAGCCCACATCGAGCAGGCGCTGGCCGGGCTGTAGCCGGATCTTGCGCAGGATGTGGTCGATCTTCTGCTGCTGCGCCTGCGCCAAACTGTCCTGCGCTGAGCGGAAATAAGCGCAGGAATAGACCATGTCCTCGTCCAGCCACAACCGGTAGAACTCGTTGGACACGTCGTAATGCTGCTGGATCGATGCCGCATCGAGCTGCCGGCTATGCGCACGTCGCTGCGTGCGGGAGGGAAGCGACTGCCCGTCGTGGGCAGCCAATCGCGCCACCTGCTGGATCACCTCGAGGATGGGACCCTCGATATCCAGCAGCCCTTCCACATAGGCAGCTCCCAGCGTGCTGAGCGACGGCTGCAGCAAGTGCGGCAACGCACGCGGCGAGGTCAGCCTCAGCACAACACGGGGCGCAGCACCGAGCGCGAAGCGGCGGCCGTTCCACAGCACCAGCGCGATGGCAAGGTCGTCCATCCCAGCCCAGCGCGCCAGCCAGCGTTCAATGCGATGCTCGACCATGCGCGCGGGCAGGATGGCGGCGAACTGGCTCAGCATGCGCACTCCTCCGGCGGATCGCAGCCATTCTAGGCCGCCGCACCCAAGCCTTGCCGCAAGCGCCTGCCATCGCCGGTCCGGATGATCCGACCGAAGGCAGGCCGGCACGCTGCAGACATTGCGGCCTGCATTGCCGCGCAAGGAACGGGAAGCCGCCGGTTGCCGCGCGGCGCATCATGCGCTCATGATGTTTGCCATGGACGATGCCATGAACGCGCCAGCCCAACCCTTCTCCCCCGCCACCGAAACCGATCCACGCTGGCAGGCCGTCATCACGCGTGATGGCAGCAGCGACGGCCAGTTCGTCTATGCGGTGCGCAGCACCGGCGTTTACTGCCGACCCTCGTGCAAGGCCCGCACACCACGACCTGAGAACGTGCGCTTCTTCGCCGATGCCACTGCGGCCGAAGCGGCCGGATTTCGCGCCTGCAAGCGTTGCCGGCCGAGTGATGCCCAGCCGCGCCACGCCGAAGCGGTAACCGCGGCCTGCCGGCTGATCGAAACCGCCGAGACGCCACCGTCGCTCGCCGAACTGGCCCGGACCGTCGGCCTGAGCCCGCATCACCTGCACCGCGTGTTCAAGGCGGTGACCGGCGTCACCCCGCGCGACTACGCCGCCGCGCTGCGTGCCGAGCGGGTACGGGCACGGCTGGCCGCCGGTGCTGCAGTGACCGACGCGGTATTCGATGCCGGCTACAACGCGGGCAGCCGCTTCTACGAGGAAGCGGGCGCCGTGCTCGGCATGCAGCCGGCCGCGTACCGGCGCGGCGGCGCCGGCGTCACCATCCGTTTCGCGGTGGCGCAATGTTCGCTCGGTGCGCTACTGGTGGCACAGAGCGCGCGCGGCCTGTGCGCGATCTCGCTGGGCGACGACGCGGCCGCCCTGGTGCGCGAATTGCAGGATCGCTTCCCGCAAGCGGAACTGGTCGGCGGCGATGCGGCTTTCGAACAGGTGGTGGCCCGCGTGGTCGGCTTCGTCGAGGCCCCGCAGCTGGGTCTGGCGCTGCCGCTGGACATCCGCGGCACCGCGTTCCAGCAGCGCGTCTGGCAGGCTCTGCGCGAGATCCCGCCGGGCGAGACCGCCAGCTACCGCGAGATTGCCGAGCGCATCGGTGCCCCGCGCGCAGTGCGCGCGGTCGCTGGCGCCTGCGCCGCAAACACGCTGGCGGTGGCCATCCCTTGCCATCGCGTGGTCCGGCTCAACGGCGATCTTTCCGGCTATCGCTGGGGGGTGGCGCGCAAGCGCGCACTGCTCGAGCGTGAAGGCGCGGCATGACCGGCGATCTGTTCGCTGATTCCCCACCCGACTGGCGCGAGCCATTGGCGCCCGGCGCAGTGGTGTTGCGCGGCTACGCGCTCGCCGCCGCGCCCGTCTTGCTCGCCACCATCGCCGCCGTGCAGCGCCAGGCACCGGCGCGGCGTATGGAAACGCCAGGGGGCTACACCATGTCGGTTGCCACCAGCAGCTGCGGCGCGCTGGGCTGGGTGACCGATCGCAGCGGCTATCGCTACAGCGCCATCGATCCGGACAGCGGTACCCCGTGGCCACCGTTGCCTGCGACCATCCTCGACTTGGGCATCGCCGCCGCGCGCGAGGCCGGCTATCCCGGTTTCGCGCCCGATGCGTGCCTGATCAACCAGTACGAGCCGGGCGCCCGCATGGGCCTGCACCAGGATCGCAACGAGCGCGACTTCACCGCCCCCATTGTCTCGATCTCGCTGGGCCTGCCCGCCACCTTCCTGTTCGGCGGCCCGCGCCGCGCCGATCCCGCACGCCGGCTTCCGTTGGCCCATGGCGATGTCGTGGTGTGGGGCGGCCCCTCCCGCCTGTTCTTCCACGGCATCGCGCCACTGCGGCCCGGCCTGCACCCGGCCACCGGCGCCCTGCGTTACAACATCACGCTGCGCCGCGCCGGCTAATCACACCGGCCCTTGCGGCTAAATTTTTGTTCATCCGGCGTTGAGCTCGCTGCAAGGCGGGCAGGCACAGAATGCCTCTCACCGACACACACGAAGTCGGCACCCCAACACCGCAAAGGATGACCAAGATGAACCTCGCAACCAAGCTCGCTGCCGCCACCGTGATCGCCACCCTGGGCCTGACCGCCTTCGCCGCCGATCCAACCCCGGCTCCGACACCTGCCAAGCAAGCGCCGGCCAAGCACAAGGCCGACAAGGCCAAGGCCGAGAAGACAGACGCCAAGGCCGAAGCCAAGAAGTAAGCCCGGAACCGGCGCAGCGCCCCTTCCCCTGTTCCGGGCGAGGCGCCGATCCACCGCCTCCTCGCTCCACTTCCCAAGGACATTGCCATGCACATCGCTTCCAAGTTCGCCGCCGCCGCCGTGATCGCCACCCTGGGCCTCTCCGCCTTCGCCGCCGACCCGGCCCCCGCTGCCGCGCCTGCTCAGCCCAAGCACGCCGAGAAGCACCACGCCAAGCACAAGTCCACCCACAACAAGGCCCAGGCAGAAAAGACCGAAGCCAAGACCGA
This region of Chitinolyticbacter meiyuanensis genomic DNA includes:
- a CDS encoding SAM-dependent methyltransferase; this encodes MLSQFAAILPARMVEHRIERWLARWAGMDDLAIALVLWNGRRFALGAAPRVVLRLTSPRALPHLLQPSLSTLGAAYVEGLLDIEGPILEVIQQVARLAAHDGQSLPSRTQRRAHSRQLDAASIQQHYDVSNEFYRLWLDEDMVYSCAYFRSAQDSLAQAQQQKIDHILRKIRLQPGQRLLDVGCGWGALVLRAASAFGARCVGVTLSHRQFELASERVRAAGLSDRIEIRLQDYRDVAERYDRVTSVGMFEHVGLANLPDYFVRIGELLADDGVAMNHGITSTDPDPGATPFGGGDFIDHYVFPNGELPHIGFVLEAISNAGLEATDIENLRLHYALTLREWSGRFEHQAQRLLTIAGERRFRIWRAYLAGCAYAFEHNWVALHQILVCKPGRLDQYPLPLTRDYMYPP
- the ada gene encoding bifunctional DNA-binding transcriptional regulator/O6-methylguanine-DNA methyltransferase Ada, translating into MMFAMDDAMNAPAQPFSPATETDPRWQAVITRDGSSDGQFVYAVRSTGVYCRPSCKARTPRPENVRFFADATAAEAAGFRACKRCRPSDAQPRHAEAVTAACRLIETAETPPSLAELARTVGLSPHHLHRVFKAVTGVTPRDYAAALRAERVRARLAAGAAVTDAVFDAGYNAGSRFYEEAGAVLGMQPAAYRRGGAGVTIRFAVAQCSLGALLVAQSARGLCAISLGDDAAALVRELQDRFPQAELVGGDAAFEQVVARVVGFVEAPQLGLALPLDIRGTAFQQRVWQALREIPPGETASYREIAERIGAPRAVRAVAGACAANTLAVAIPCHRVVRLNGDLSGYRWGVARKRALLEREGAA
- the alkB gene encoding DNA oxidative demethylase AlkB, whose protein sequence is MTGDLFADSPPDWREPLAPGAVVLRGYALAAAPVLLATIAAVQRQAPARRMETPGGYTMSVATSSCGALGWVTDRSGYRYSAIDPDSGTPWPPLPATILDLGIAAAREAGYPGFAPDACLINQYEPGARMGLHQDRNERDFTAPIVSISLGLPATFLFGGPRRADPARRLPLAHGDVVVWGGPSRLFFHGIAPLRPGLHPATGALRYNITLRRAG